From the genome of Bdellovibrionales bacterium:
AGGTCAGGGAAAGAGACTCCGCGAACTTCGCCGGTCAGTCCGATCTCTCCAAAGTAGCAGGTGTTGGAGCCGACAGGCTGGTTTTGATCGCTGGAGATGAGAGATGCCGCAATGGCGAGATCCACTGCGGTTTCGGTGATTTTGAGTCCTCCAACCACGTTGATAAACACGTCGTTCTGATAAAGGCGAAGTCCCAAGTGTTTAATGATCACAGCCAGTAACATATGGAGGCGGTTCAAATCCACGCCGATCGATGTTCTTCGTGGTGTTGGGAGAGGAGTCTGCGAGCACAAAGCTTGGACTTCGCAAAGCAAAGGACGACTGCCTTCCACAGAGGCAAACACGGTGGAGCCAATTAAATTCTTACTGCGCTCTTCGAGAAACATTTCCGAAGGGTTCGCCACTTCCTCCATCCCACCGGAGCTCATGGTAAATACGCCGAGCTCATTGGCGGCGCCGAAACGATTTTTGATCGAACGCAAAAGTCGGAATTGATAATTATTGTCCCCCTCGAAGGAGAGCACGCAATCTACCATGTGCTCAAGCACTTTGGGGCCGGCGATGTTGCCTTCTTTGGTGATATGACCGATGAGGAAAACCGAAATGTTTTTACCTTTGGCAATGGACATGAGTTGCCCCGCACACTCTCGCACTTGGGAGACCGTTCCCGGCGCGGATTGGAGCTCTGGAAGGTAAATGGTTTGAATCGAGTCCACAATAACAACGCTAGGTTTTACCTGATCGATTAAAACTTTGATGGCCTCTAAATTATTTTCTGAGGCCACATGCACCGTCTTGTTGCGAAGACCGAGTCGTTGAGCGCGATTGACGGTCTGTTGAACAGACTCTTCTGCCGAAACGTAAAGAACGTTGATATCTTTGTTGCCTAAGCTCGCCGACATTTGCAGCAGCAGGGTGCTTTTTCCGATGCCGGGATCGCCGCCGAGAAGCACGAAACTGCCTTGCACCACACCGCCGCCCAAGACACGATCGAGTTCACCGATGCCGGTCACATGCCGAAACTGATCGGGGCTCAGTGTGGGAGCTGTATCGAGGGTAGAGAGTGCAGAGCCGGACGTGTCCGAACGAGTTTGGATGGACCAACCTCGACCTAGGTCCTGAGGCATGATCTTTTCTTCCACGAAGGAGTTCCATGTTCCGCACTCCGCGCAACGTCCTTGCCACTTGGGACTTTGCGCACCACAACTTTGGCACACATATACAGTTTTGGTCTTATTTTTTTTCATGCTTTCGGGTTAACATTAAAACCGGGGAAATTAAAGCTCATGTTCATCGGAAGAAT
Proteins encoded in this window:
- the radA gene encoding DNA repair protein RadA, which translates into the protein MKKNKTKTVYVCQSCGAQSPKWQGRCAECGTWNSFVEEKIMPQDLGRGWSIQTRSDTSGSALSTLDTAPTLSPDQFRHVTGIGELDRVLGGGVVQGSFVLLGGDPGIGKSTLLLQMSASLGNKDINVLYVSAEESVQQTVNRAQRLGLRNKTVHVASENNLEAIKVLIDQVKPSVVIVDSIQTIYLPELQSAPGTVSQVRECAGQLMSIAKGKNISVFLIGHITKEGNIAGPKVLEHMVDCVLSFEGDNNYQFRLLRSIKNRFGAANELGVFTMSSGGMEEVANPSEMFLEERSKNLIGSTVFASVEGSRPLLCEVQALCSQTPLPTPRRTSIGVDLNRLHMLLAVIIKHLGLRLYQNDVFINVVGGLKITETAVDLAIAASLISSDQNQPVGSNTCYFGEIGLTGEVRGVSFPDLRLKEAIKLGFDVFYLPKSNKKHLKNFEVPKHCRIHWVDNIRDLVPDGIVTTSPSKKRPPRNDEELF